The Skermanella pratensis genome has a window encoding:
- a CDS encoding MarC family protein — MDFSVIDLETVATLLLLLLIGIGPKIALVPFLEKTKKFAPDQQVAIGRRMVITAVVAAVAVFITGGLLLRLLHITTGAVAVAGGIILALIAVKMALGNEEVVEQHEAPADPDKLAVYPLAIPYLFNPVGITVLIIASESVHSIAAAALVLGLVLLVGAFDYLIFSNIDKIAKRINPTSLVVSEIVFGVLLTAVAVQLFVYGLRLLEIIEPAVAAH, encoded by the coding sequence ATGGATTTCTCGGTCATCGATCTCGAAACTGTCGCCACGCTCCTTCTGCTGCTCCTGATCGGCATAGGTCCGAAGATCGCGCTGGTGCCGTTCCTTGAGAAGACGAAGAAGTTTGCGCCGGACCAGCAGGTCGCCATAGGCCGACGTATGGTGATCACAGCCGTAGTGGCGGCGGTGGCGGTCTTCATCACCGGCGGACTGCTGCTGAGGCTGCTGCACATCACGACCGGCGCCGTCGCGGTGGCCGGCGGCATCATCCTGGCGCTGATCGCCGTGAAGATGGCGCTGGGCAACGAGGAGGTAGTGGAACAGCACGAGGCGCCGGCTGACCCCGACAAGCTCGCGGTCTATCCGCTGGCGATCCCGTACCTGTTCAATCCGGTCGGCATCACGGTCCTGATCATCGCGTCCGAAAGCGTGCACTCCATCGCGGCAGCGGCGCTCGTGCTGGGCCTGGTGCTCCTGGTGGGCGCGTTCGACTACCTGATCTTCAGCAACATCGACAAGATCGCCAAGCGGATCAATCCGACGTCGTTGGTCGTCTCGGAAATCGTCTTCGGCGTTCTCCTGACGGCGGTGGCAGTGCAACTCTTCGTCTATGGCCTCCGGCTCCTGGAAATCATCGAACCGGCAGTGGCTGCGCACTGA
- a CDS encoding HlyD family secretion protein: MTKVATPKELPVAPSNASSPEDGAEPAKREKPTTGGNPLRRTAMVVIAIAFLLFVLSIFMERLTPSTSQAVVQAYVVRMAPEVAGRIIEVGVVDNAIVAADQVLFRIDPEPYIIATREAEAGLARIGQTIGASTAAVDSAQARLVEVTANRNNIRDQAQRAVELVKRGVYARAKEDEAKASLQAADATVTRAEADLAKARQELGPAGENNPDLQAALAALERARLNLFRTAVSAPSAGVVTNLQLAVGETVSAGESAMTFIDAATIWIAAAFKENSLQFMSPGDQARIVLDSLPGQVFAAQVESVGWGVSGNSVDPVTGLPTIRNQSGWVREPQRFPVRLIFDGGHPVGVRYGSQANVVIYTGESNPVMNALGGLWIRIISVLTYVS; this comes from the coding sequence ATGACAAAGGTCGCCACCCCCAAGGAGTTGCCCGTTGCGCCATCGAATGCCTCCTCGCCAGAGGACGGCGCTGAACCGGCAAAGCGAGAGAAGCCAACCACGGGCGGCAATCCCCTGCGCCGCACGGCGATGGTGGTGATCGCGATAGCGTTCCTGCTCTTTGTCCTGTCGATCTTCATGGAGCGGTTGACGCCATCCACCTCTCAGGCGGTCGTCCAAGCCTACGTGGTCCGCATGGCCCCCGAAGTCGCTGGGCGGATCATCGAGGTCGGGGTGGTCGATAATGCTATCGTCGCAGCTGATCAAGTGCTGTTCCGCATTGACCCCGAGCCCTACATCATCGCGACTCGCGAAGCCGAGGCTGGCCTGGCACGTATCGGTCAGACCATCGGCGCCTCGACGGCGGCGGTGGATTCGGCCCAGGCACGCCTTGTCGAGGTCACGGCGAACCGCAACAACATCCGCGATCAGGCGCAACGGGCTGTGGAACTGGTCAAACGAGGTGTCTATGCGCGCGCCAAGGAAGACGAGGCTAAAGCGTCGCTTCAGGCCGCTGACGCCACGGTGACCCGCGCCGAAGCCGATCTCGCCAAAGCGCGGCAGGAGCTCGGCCCCGCGGGCGAGAACAATCCAGACCTCCAGGCAGCCCTCGCCGCACTGGAGCGGGCTCGCCTCAATCTCTTCCGCACGGCCGTATCCGCTCCCAGCGCCGGCGTCGTCACCAACCTCCAGCTTGCGGTCGGCGAAACCGTCTCTGCCGGCGAGTCCGCCATGACTTTCATCGACGCGGCCACGATCTGGATCGCTGCGGCCTTCAAGGAGAACAGCCTCCAGTTCATGAGTCCCGGAGATCAGGCGCGGATCGTCCTGGACTCGCTGCCCGGCCAGGTGTTCGCGGCTCAAGTCGAAAGCGTTGGATGGGGCGTATCCGGCAACAGCGTGGATCCGGTGACGGGACTGCCGACCATCCGCAATCAGAGCGGCTGGGTTCGGGAGCCGCAGCGATTTCCCGTTCGCCTGATCTTCGACGGCGGACATCCGGTCGGTGTCCGCTACGGTTCGCAGGCCAATGTCGTGATCTACACGGGAGAGAGCAACCCCGTGATGAACGCCCTCGGCGGTCTGTGGATCCGGATCATCTCGGTGCTGACCTATGTCAGCTGA
- a CDS encoding DUF2955 domain-containing protein, whose amino-acid sequence MSADADGLAQTYDVAPARRQGLRIALAVAASFTVAVAQGEVIPFLGAIFAVQFLMASRRPMRIAQAIGFVAVMVLAGQGFMTLTGLLGERPIAFLLVLGLIYFACFAAQLNGRGGPAPALILTIGVIAPLLGVLDQDLGTSIVVILGKAAANGILFAWLAHAALPDPGGADAEPTLSAAVRPEAARMAFANTVILLVVLTFCLVNNDLSTAAVLPLTVISLLGQIDLATSLRTAFGLVIVNLLGGIVASIAFTIVELRPELPWLFLILLVVSLLFGGRAAADVRTGKVYAGVLITFLILFGLGISPLPGSSAEAFSTRIGFVLSGILYTLVMAGLIWPRRLE is encoded by the coding sequence ATGTCAGCTGACGCGGATGGATTGGCCCAAACTTATGACGTGGCGCCGGCCCGGCGGCAGGGGCTGCGGATCGCCCTGGCGGTCGCTGCCAGCTTCACCGTCGCCGTTGCCCAGGGCGAGGTTATTCCGTTCCTCGGAGCCATTTTCGCCGTCCAGTTTCTGATGGCGAGCCGACGGCCCATGCGGATTGCCCAAGCAATTGGTTTCGTTGCGGTGATGGTGCTGGCGGGCCAGGGCTTCATGACCCTTACCGGCCTTCTCGGAGAGCGCCCGATCGCCTTTCTGCTGGTGCTCGGCCTGATCTACTTCGCCTGTTTCGCAGCACAACTCAATGGCCGCGGCGGCCCGGCTCCTGCGCTGATCCTCACCATCGGGGTGATCGCACCCCTGCTCGGGGTTCTTGATCAGGATCTCGGCACATCCATCGTCGTTATTCTCGGCAAAGCGGCGGCCAATGGCATCCTGTTCGCATGGCTTGCCCACGCGGCCTTGCCCGATCCGGGCGGCGCCGACGCTGAACCAACCCTGTCGGCGGCAGTCCGTCCGGAGGCGGCGCGGATGGCTTTCGCGAACACCGTCATCCTTCTCGTCGTCCTCACGTTCTGCCTGGTCAACAACGATCTCTCGACTGCCGCTGTCCTGCCGCTGACGGTCATCTCGCTCCTCGGCCAGATCGACCTTGCGACCAGCCTGCGTACGGCATTTGGTCTGGTGATTGTCAATCTGCTTGGAGGGATCGTCGCCTCGATAGCCTTCACGATCGTCGAACTGCGGCCGGAACTTCCCTGGCTGTTCCTGATCCTTCTGGTCGTCAGCCTCCTTTTTGGAGGGCGGGCAGCGGCCGATGTGAGGACCGGCAAAGTCTATGCGGGTGTACTTATCACCTTCCTGATCCTGTTCGGGCTCGGCATCTCGCCACTGCCCGGGAGCAGCGCCGAGGCGTTTTCAACCCGCATTGGTTTTGTTCTCTCAGGCATCCTCTACACGCTTGTTATGGCTGGTCTGATTTGGCCTAGGCGGCTGGAATGA
- a CDS encoding IS1380 family transposase, whose product MTEDTLILPSLSPLGDKPISAVIDDRCTSADGGLLLFQEVERRLNLADRLAACLRDPRQPGKITHRLDEILRFRMLAIVAGYPDGNDCDVLRGDPVFKMALDRPPVTGPALCSQPTVSRIENMPRRTELYRMAQAMLDLYCDSFPIVPNHLTLDLDESFDRVHGEQQLRKFNAYYDDWGFLPLHIFDTSGRLVVSVLREAATPSGREILALVKRVVGHLRERFPRVRIRLRGDSHYACPEVMSWCEANGLEYIFGLSGNATLAAWVQTIEARMGARYATRRAAEPAGFKLRRYMDFQGGAKSWKCQRRIVARVEAGPDGVDTRYIVTNLTDRRAQRLYERKYCQRGRMENLLKAHKLHLASDRTSCTRACANQVRLFLHGAAYWLLWTFQSLMPKRSPWRVVQFDTLRNRLIKLVTEVTETADRIRIALAPVFPVEDILTVVSTRLARFVT is encoded by the coding sequence TTGACGGAAGATACGCTTATCCTGCCCAGCCTGTCACCGCTTGGTGACAAGCCGATTTCAGCCGTCATCGACGACCGGTGCACCTCCGCCGATGGCGGCCTCCTGCTGTTCCAGGAGGTCGAACGACGCCTGAACCTTGCGGACCGCTTGGCGGCTTGCCTGCGGGATCCGCGGCAGCCGGGGAAGATTACCCATCGGCTCGATGAGATCCTGCGGTTTCGCATGCTGGCGATTGTCGCCGGCTATCCCGACGGCAATGACTGCGACGTGCTGCGCGGCGATCCCGTCTTCAAAATGGCGCTCGACCGGCCACCGGTTACGGGACCGGCCCTGTGCTCCCAGCCGACCGTCTCCCGCATCGAAAACATGCCGCGGCGCACCGAACTCTATCGCATGGCCCAGGCGATGCTCGACCTGTACTGCGATAGTTTCCCGATCGTCCCTAACCACCTCACCCTGGATCTCGATGAAAGCTTTGATCGGGTCCACGGCGAGCAGCAACTGCGCAAGTTCAACGCCTATTACGATGACTGGGGCTTTCTGCCGCTCCACATCTTCGACACCAGCGGCCGGCTGGTCGTGTCCGTGCTGCGGGAGGCGGCGACGCCGAGCGGCCGCGAGATCCTGGCCCTGGTGAAGCGGGTGGTCGGCCATCTGCGCGAGCGGTTCCCGCGGGTCCGGATCCGTCTGCGCGGCGACAGCCACTATGCCTGTCCGGAAGTGATGAGCTGGTGTGAGGCCAACGGCCTGGAGTACATCTTCGGCCTGTCCGGAAACGCCACCCTGGCGGCCTGGGTCCAGACGATCGAAGCGCGTATGGGCGCGCGCTATGCCACGCGCCGCGCGGCCGAGCCAGCTGGGTTCAAGCTGCGCCGCTACATGGATTTCCAGGGTGGGGCCAAGTCCTGGAAATGCCAGCGCCGGATCGTCGCCCGGGTCGAAGCCGGACCTGACGGGGTCGACACCCGCTACATCGTCACCAACCTGACCGACCGCCGGGCGCAGCGGCTCTACGAGCGGAAATACTGCCAAAGGGGCCGGATGGAGAACCTGCTGAAGGCCCATAAGCTTCACCTGGCCTCCGATCGGACCTCCTGTACGAGAGCCTGCGCTAACCAAGTCCGGCTCTTTCTGCATGGGGCCGCCTATTGGTTGCTCTGGACGTTCCAGAGCCTCATGCCGAAGCGCTCGCCCTGGCGCGTGGTTCAGTTCGATACCCTCCGGAACAGGCTGATCAAGCTCGTCACCGAGGTCACCGAAACGGCCGATCGCATTCGAATAGCCCTGGCCCCGGTGTTCCCGGTCGAGGATATCCTCACCGTCGTCTCGACGCGCCTCGCCCGGTTCGTCACCTGA
- the tnpC gene encoding IS66 family transposase, producing the protein MEKPPSYRLTEAAKDALIADQAALIQRLVARVTELESLVGKPKKTSSNSHQPPSSDGPGRKNREEASARRRKARPSRPGTSRPLAEEPDRTERRLADACPHCGEAVGEAEQGCRHRYDHIDLPVIRPVVTRVELFGGRCRCCGKRYRAAPPATMPPGTPFGPGIRSLLAYLHHSHHVGFERLSRMLKEVFGLTISEGAVANSFRRMGDALETACTAIKAKLLTAPVIASDETTTRVDGVTCWQWVFHSDTAVLHEIVPSRGRAVAERVLGEVRPEVWVSDRYAGQQELGQVHQVCLAHVLRDVQYAIDCGDTVVAPKIRDLLRWAIRVGKRRSSLKDSTLAAYAAKADNRLDALVGVPAAHPAGRELQRQIKAWRSKFFVFLKDRRVPPTNNRSEQEIRPSVVFRKVTNGFRSQWGPKIHAGYRSVTGTARLQGTSAWSAVRNLIDGDFAIA; encoded by the coding sequence ATGGAGAAGCCGCCATCGTATCGCCTGACCGAAGCCGCGAAGGACGCCCTGATCGCTGATCAGGCGGCGTTGATCCAGCGCTTGGTGGCGCGGGTGACGGAACTGGAATCGCTGGTTGGCAAGCCGAAGAAGACGTCGTCGAATTCGCACCAGCCGCCATCCTCGGACGGTCCCGGGCGCAAGAACCGGGAGGAGGCCTCGGCACGGCGCCGGAAAGCGCGTCCGTCCCGGCCCGGAACGTCGCGCCCGCTGGCCGAGGAGCCGGATCGCACTGAACGGCGGCTGGCGGACGCCTGCCCCCATTGCGGCGAGGCCGTTGGTGAAGCGGAACAGGGGTGCCGTCACCGTTACGACCATATCGACCTGCCGGTCATCCGGCCGGTGGTCACGCGGGTCGAGCTGTTCGGCGGGCGCTGCCGGTGCTGCGGCAAGCGGTATCGGGCCGCCCCTCCGGCGACCATGCCGCCGGGCACACCGTTCGGGCCTGGCATCCGGTCGCTTCTGGCCTACCTGCACCACAGCCATCATGTCGGTTTCGAGCGGTTGTCGCGGATGCTGAAGGAGGTGTTCGGACTGACGATCTCCGAAGGCGCCGTCGCCAACAGCTTCCGGCGGATGGGCGACGCCCTGGAGACGGCGTGCACGGCGATCAAGGCCAAGCTCCTGACTGCGCCGGTCATCGCCTCGGACGAAACGACGACCAGGGTCGACGGCGTGACCTGTTGGCAGTGGGTGTTCCATTCCGACACGGCGGTGCTGCACGAGATCGTCCCCAGCCGGGGGCGGGCGGTGGCGGAGCGGGTGCTGGGCGAGGTCCGGCCCGAGGTCTGGGTCTCCGACCGTTATGCCGGGCAACAGGAATTGGGCCAGGTCCACCAGGTCTGCCTCGCCCATGTGCTGCGCGACGTCCAGTATGCCATCGACTGCGGCGACACCGTCGTCGCCCCGAAAATCCGCGACCTCCTGCGCTGGGCGATCCGCGTCGGCAAGCGGCGTTCCAGCCTGAAGGACAGCACGCTGGCCGCTTACGCCGCCAAGGCCGACAACCGCCTCGATGCGCTCGTCGGCGTGCCGGCCGCCCATCCCGCCGGCCGGGAACTCCAGCGCCAGATCAAGGCATGGCGCTCCAAGTTCTTCGTCTTCCTCAAGGACCGGCGGGTTCCGCCGACCAACAACCGCTCCGAACAGGAAATCCGACCCTCCGTCGTGTTCCGCAAGGTCACAAACGGCTTCCGATCTCAATGGGGGCCGAAAATCCACGCCGGATACCGATCCGTGACCGGAACCGCAAGGCTGCAGGGGACGTCAGCCTGGAGCGCTGTCCGCAACCTCATCGACGGCGACTTCGCTATCGCTTGA
- a CDS encoding DUF6538 domain-containing protein, which yields MASLTHLARRGATYVWRRILPKGFAGFRKIPDYQISTRSPHFREAARRARRLDVAFDAIVESVGRHCHGNGAGSQRP from the coding sequence ATGGCTTCGCTTACCCATCTCGCCCGCCGCGGCGCCACCTATGTCTGGCGCCGCATCCTGCCCAAGGGGTTCGCGGGTTTTCGAAAGATCCCGGACTACCAGATTTCCACACGAAGCCCCCATTTCCGCGAGGCGGCGCGGCGGGCGCGTCGCCTGGACGTCGCGTTCGACGCGATCGTGGAGTCGGTCGGGAGGCATTGTCACGGGAACGGGGCAGGCTCGCAGAGGCCCTGA
- a CDS encoding OmpA/MotB family protein — translation MSAAGTEEEAGEGYFASISDLMIGVLFIFLLMLTVFALNFRDAEEEQMIERARYEDALRRAETAERQAREEEKRAELAVQEARRQSEEAARQRVRNDELRRLLAEAVAQLERDIESRQTMRYQMLRSLEQALKDQGVRVTLDPSSGILRLSGDLLFETGQAVYRQEATQTVKILADALASVLPCYTGGAAPGCGADTMPILETVLVEGHTDRQPYRNLPQSQSQAMNDRLSTERALAVFQSLRQTQSVLDVLRNSDGLPLLGVSGYGERRPLPDAQAAVEEDYRKNRRIDLRFVLSARTSEELQRLRDQIRDVLGAAQ, via the coding sequence ATGTCTGCGGCCGGGACCGAAGAGGAAGCCGGGGAAGGCTATTTCGCCTCGATCAGCGACCTGATGATCGGGGTCTTGTTCATTTTTCTGCTCATGCTGACCGTCTTCGCCCTGAACTTCCGGGATGCCGAGGAAGAACAGATGATCGAGCGGGCGCGGTACGAAGATGCTCTGCGCCGCGCCGAGACGGCCGAACGACAAGCGAGGGAGGAGGAGAAGCGGGCGGAACTGGCTGTCCAGGAAGCCCGGCGCCAGTCCGAGGAGGCAGCCAGGCAGCGCGTCCGGAATGACGAGCTGCGACGCCTGCTGGCGGAGGCCGTGGCCCAGCTCGAACGGGACATCGAGAGTCGCCAGACGATGCGCTACCAGATGCTCCGTTCCCTTGAGCAGGCTCTCAAGGACCAGGGGGTCAGGGTGACGCTCGACCCATCCTCCGGGATCCTTCGCCTCTCCGGCGACTTGCTGTTCGAGACGGGGCAGGCAGTCTATCGTCAGGAAGCGACCCAGACGGTGAAGATCCTGGCGGATGCCCTGGCCAGCGTGCTGCCCTGCTACACGGGTGGCGCGGCTCCGGGATGCGGGGCCGATACAATGCCGATCCTGGAAACCGTCCTGGTGGAAGGCCATACGGATCGCCAGCCCTATCGTAACCTGCCTCAATCGCAATCCCAGGCAATGAACGACAGATTGTCGACGGAACGCGCCCTTGCGGTGTTCCAGAGCCTGCGCCAGACCCAGTCGGTCCTGGACGTCCTGCGGAACAGCGACGGCCTGCCCCTGCTCGGGGTGTCCGGATATGGAGAGCGACGGCCGCTTCCGGACGCCCAAGCTGCTGTGGAGGAAGACTACCGGAAGAACAGGCGCATCGATCTTCGTTTCGTTCTGTCCGCACGAACTTCGGAGGAACTGCAACGGCTTCGAGATCAGATCCGGGACGTGCTGGGGGCGGCGCAATGA
- a CDS encoding EH signature domain-containing protein: protein MDAVFKRCERSAGARRALIEGWIRDFSYEAPRIVDAGIAIRRLITSTSDARIASWRDADRWCRLFDAREGPRTLARQIVQGPDPVEDILRRACLDDPMRAVSGYVRTVAEEALRLVPDRLGGSSGPVTIERLTQFLVPGGMIRFPDPEMRGLVARSLLTPWLAGRAAPAEPVRAAVQTFLLSHLGDPRLRASQWSRAGDDAIALMRQWLARASLIAFFEVIGEYAYDRHWRYREAFWSACLKAGAIDDAWLALGNAVHTSARAVKDLNGAYARLTGSAVQSNQSILLLRVRNTIFCEWSHEGKLRAWPVDWKTAPKLYLAKYTKEDVIGAGLPFPPNLQYGSKGRQDSEDCSIGILKVVGGREASPRCWPTAPTSTSPTRIGCRNELPLPGRSAAE from the coding sequence TTGGATGCCGTTTTCAAACGTTGCGAACGCAGTGCGGGGGCACGCCGGGCATTGATCGAGGGGTGGATCCGGGATTTCTCCTACGAGGCTCCCCGGATCGTCGATGCAGGTATCGCCATTCGCCGACTGATCACTTCGACTTCCGATGCGCGCATCGCCTCCTGGCGCGACGCGGATAGGTGGTGTCGTTTGTTCGATGCCCGCGAAGGCCCCCGGACGCTCGCCCGGCAGATCGTGCAGGGACCCGATCCGGTGGAAGATATCCTTAGAAGAGCCTGTCTTGACGATCCGATGCGGGCGGTGTCCGGCTATGTCCGGACGGTTGCGGAGGAGGCGCTGCGTCTGGTCCCGGATCGGCTCGGCGGCTCGTCCGGTCCGGTGACCATCGAGCGGCTGACGCAGTTCCTGGTCCCCGGCGGAATGATCCGGTTTCCCGATCCGGAGATGCGTGGTCTGGTTGCCCGAAGCCTGCTGACGCCTTGGCTGGCCGGTCGGGCCGCTCCGGCCGAACCGGTTCGCGCGGCCGTGCAGACGTTCCTGCTGTCCCATCTCGGCGACCCGCGTCTTCGCGCCAGCCAGTGGAGCCGGGCCGGAGATGATGCCATAGCCCTGATGCGCCAGTGGCTGGCGCGGGCATCGCTCATCGCCTTCTTCGAGGTTATCGGCGAATACGCTTATGATCGGCACTGGCGCTATCGAGAGGCGTTCTGGTCCGCTTGCCTCAAGGCGGGTGCGATCGATGACGCATGGCTCGCACTGGGCAATGCTGTCCATACGTCGGCGCGTGCAGTGAAGGATCTCAATGGCGCCTATGCCCGGTTGACGGGATCTGCGGTTCAAAGTAACCAGTCAATACTATTGCTTAGGGTTCGTAATACAATATTCTGCGAATGGAGCCATGAAGGGAAGCTTCGTGCTTGGCCAGTTGATTGGAAAACTGCGCCGAAGCTTTATTTGGCCAAGTATACAAAAGAAGATGTAATCGGAGCGGGGTTGCCTTTCCCTCCGAACCTACAGTATGGATCAAAAGGGCGCCAAGATTCGGAGGATTGTTCCATTGGCATTCTGAAGGTAGTTGGTGGCAGGGAAGCGTCGCCAAGATGCTGGCCGACCGCGCCAACATCCACCTCACCCACAAGGATTGGATGCCGAAATGAGCTTCCGCTTCCAGGTCGATCCGCAGCCGAATGA